A genomic region of Oryza glaberrima chromosome 1, OglaRS2, whole genome shotgun sequence contains the following coding sequences:
- the LOC127760593 gene encoding WRKY transcription factor WRKY24-like, with protein sequence MSGEYQFQDELAPLFARPGGGAGEMQMLPSSWFADYLQAGTPMQMDYDLMCRALELPVGEDVKREVGVVDVVAAGGGGAPPLTPNTTSSMSTSSSEGVGGGGGGGAGAGAGEEESPARCKKEEEDENKEEGKGEEDGHKNKKGSAAKGGKAGKGEKRARQPRFAFMTKSEVDHLEDGYRWRKYGQKAVKNSPYPRSYYRCTTQKCPVKKRVERSYQDPAVVITTYEGKHTHPIPATLRGSTHLLAAHAQAAAAAAAAHQLHHHHGHHGHHGMAPPLPLGSGAAAQFGRSSGIDVLSSFLPRAAAAHHGMTTMGGAAATTTTSHGLNSAISGGGGVSSETTSAVTVAASAQPSSPAALQMQHFMAQDLGLLQDMLLPSFIHGTNQP encoded by the exons ATGTCGGGCGAGTACCAGTTCCAGGACGAGCTGGCGCCGCTGTTCGCGCGGCCGgggggcggcgcgggggagATGCAGATGCTGCCGTCGTCGTGGTTCGCCGACTACCTGCAGGCGGGGACGCCGATGCAGATGGACTACGACCTGATGTGCCGCGCGCTGGAGCTGCCGGTCGGGGAGGACGTCAAGAGGGAGGTCGGGGTGGTGGACGTcgtcgcggccggcggcggcggggcgccgccgctgacgccgaACACGACGTCGTCGATGTCGACGTCGTCGAGCGAGGGggttggtggaggaggtggaggcggcgccggcgccggcgccggggaggaggagtcGCCGGCAAGGtgcaagaaggaggaggaggatgagaacAAAGAGGAAGgcaagggagaagaagatggacACAAGAACAAGAAAGG GTCGGCGGCGAAGGGAGGGAAGGCGGGGAAGGGGGAGAAGCGGGCGAGGCAGCCGCGGTTCGCGTTCATGACCAAGAGCGAGGTCGACCACCTCGAGGACGGCTACCGGTGGCGCAAGTACGGCCAGAAGGCCGTCAAGAACAGCCCATACCCCAG GAGCTACTACAGGTGCACGACGCAGAAGTGCCCGGTGAAGAAGCGGGTGGAGCGGTCGTACCAGGACCCGGCGGTGGTGATCACCACGTACGAGGGCAAGCACACGCACCCCATCCCGGCCACGCTCCGCGGCAGCACGCACCTGCTCGCCGCGCACGCgcaggcggccgcggcggcggcggccgcgcaccagctgcaccaccaccacggccaccaCGGACACCACGGCAtggcgccgccgttgccgctgggctccggcgccgccgcgcagttCGGCCGGTCGTCCGGCATCGACGTGCTGAGCAGCTtcctgccgcgcgccgccgccgcccaccacggcATGACTACgatgggcggcgccgcggcgacgacgacgacgagccatGGCCTTAACAGTGcaatcagcggcggcggcggcgtctcgaGCGAGACGACGAGCgcggtcaccgtcgccgcctcggctcagccgtcgtcaccggcggcgcTCCAGATGCAGCACTTCATGGCGCAAGACTTGGGCCTCCTGCAGGACATGCTGCTGCCGTCCTTCATCCACGGCACCAACCAGCCTTGA
- the LOC127757459 gene encoding uncharacterized protein LOC127757459, with protein MAAAMGAEAEIAAAVAPAATDECGGKAAAMGGVKQRRGGGGGGGWVKRMMTTTTTAAVPRRRGHYTPVGVEVELHGSAAAGADEEKPPRRRGGWLRRMMVPRECVHGRQQRWWKLQAGGGGGGSSSRLAAGLTRSLSRWKTAGSGGWATAVADAVAFRVMYVVEAVVLGLALSCFFCCCGCQI; from the coding sequence atggcggcggccatgggcgCTGAGGCCGagattgcggcggcggtggcgccggcggcgactgaTGAGTGTGGtggaaaggcggcggcgatggggggaGTGAAgcagcggcggggaggaggaggaggaggagggtgggtgaagaggatgatgacgacgacgacgacggcggcggtgccgagGAGGCGGGGGCACTACACGCCAGTGGGCGTCGAGGTCGAGCTgcacggctcggcggcggcgggggccgaTGAGGAgaagccgccgcggcggcggggagggtggCTGCGGAGGATGATGGTGCCGCGGGAGTGCGTGCacgggcggcagcagcggtggtggaagctgcaggcgggcggcggcggcggcgggtcgtcgTCGAGGCTGGCGGCGGGGCTGACGCGGTCGCTGTCGCGGTGGAAGacggccgggagcggcggctgggcgacggcggtggccgaCGCCGTGGCGTTCCGAGTGATGTACGTGGTGGAGGCCGTCGTGCTCGGCCTCGCGCTCTCctgcttcttctgctgctgcggctgccaGATTTAA
- the LOC127767847 gene encoding lipid phosphate phosphatase 2-like isoform X2, with product MPADARAAPPSCPFPTIRSHGAAVARSHAYDWLALLLLVAVDGLLNAIEPFHRFVGAGMMTDLRYPMKRNTVPIWAVPIVAVIGPMIVFTVVYFRRRNVYDLHHAVLGILFSVLITGVLTDAIKDAVGRPRPNFFWRCFPDGIAVFDNVTTGVICHGDASVIKEGHKSFPSGHTSWSFAGLGFLSWYLAGKITVFDRRGHVAKLCVVLAPLFVAAMVAISRVDDYWHHWQDVCTGGVLGLVVASVCYLQFFPAPSDEKGFWPHAHFRYITERGSENPTQQATEPLDAMETGRGGQ from the exons ATGCCGGCCGACGCGCGAGCTGCTCCGCCGTCGTGCCCGTTCCCGACGATACGGTCgcatggcgccgccgtggcgaggTCGCACGCCTACGACTGGCtcgcgctgctcctcctcgtcgccgtcgacggcctcCTCAACGCCATCGAGCCGTTCCACCGGTTCGTCGGCGCcggcatgatgaccgatctCAGATACCCCATGAAGCGCAACACCGTCCCCATCTGGGCCGTCCCG ATCGTCGCTGTCATTGGGCCCATGATTGTCTTCACCGTCGTCTACTTCAGGAGGAGGAACGTGTACGATCTTCACCATGCTGTGCTAG GCATTCTGTTTTCGGTGCTGATTACCGGCGTGCTCACCGACGCGATCAAGGATGCCGTCGGCCGCCCGAGGCCGAACTTCTTCTGGCGCTGCTTCCCCGACGGAATCGCG GTGTTCGATAACGTCACCACGGGAGTCATCTGCCACGGCGACGCGAGCGTGATCAAGGAGGGACACAAGAGCTTCCCGAGCGGCCACACTTCAT GGTCTTTCGCCGGTCTGGGGTTCCTGTCGTGGTACCTTGCCGGGAAGATCACGGTGTTCGACCGGCGCGGGCACGTCGCCAAGCTGTGCGTCGTCCTCGCGCCTCTGTTCGTTGCGGCGATGGTCGCCATCTCGAGGGTGGACGACTACTGGCACCATTGGCAAGACGTCTGTACGGGAGGCGTCCTTG GATTGGTGGTTGCCTCTGTCTGCTATCTTCAGTTCTTCCCGGCTCCTTCAGATGAGAAAG GGTTCTGGCCTCACGCGCACTTTAGGTACATCACCGAGAGGGGAAGCGAGAACCCAACGCAGCAAGCCACCGAACCACTGGACGCCATGGAAACCGGTAGGGGAGGCCAATGA
- the LOC127767847 gene encoding lipid phosphate phosphatase 2-like isoform X1 gives MNREVKTGEKFPSNSQSLNLLNGHVPMIHLFVINCYIFFVYIYAHVRMQEDDRSRFTSEKKKEQKERRSRGSQRLQDRSQGNVHVQVRGIDAGRRASCSAVVPVPDDTVAWRRRGEVARLRLARAAPPRRRRRPPQRHRAVPPIVAVIGPMIVFTVVYFRRRNVYDLHHAVLGILFSVLITGVLTDAIKDAVGRPRPNFFWRCFPDGIAVFDNVTTGVICHGDASVIKEGHKSFPSGHTSWSFAGLGFLSWYLAGKITVFDRRGHVAKLCVVLAPLFVAAMVAISRVDDYWHHWQDVCTGGVLGLVVASVCYLQFFPAPSDEKGFWPHAHFRYITERGSENPTQQATEPLDAMETGRGGQ, from the exons ATGAATAGAGAGGTGAAAACTGGAGAGAAATTCCCAAGCAACTCCCAAAGTCTCAATCTGCTCAACGGACATGTTCCAATGATTCACTTGTTCGTTATTAATTGTTACATTTTCTTTGTTTATATATACGCACATGTAAGGATGCAGGAAGACGATCGATCAAGGTTCACctcggaaaagaaaaaagaacagaaagAAAGACGATCTAGAGGGAGCCAAAGATTGCAAGATCGATCGCAAGGTAACGTACACGTACAGGTGAGAGGAATCGATGCCGGCCGACGCGCGAGCTGCTCCGCCGTCGTGCCCGTTCCCGACGATACGGTCgcatggcgccgccgtggcgaggTCGCACGCCTACGACTGGCtcgcgctgctcctcctcgtcgccgtcgacggcctcCTCAACGCCATCGAGCCGTTCCACCG ATCGTCGCTGTCATTGGGCCCATGATTGTCTTCACCGTCGTCTACTTCAGGAGGAGGAACGTGTACGATCTTCACCATGCTGTGCTAG GCATTCTGTTTTCGGTGCTGATTACCGGCGTGCTCACCGACGCGATCAAGGATGCCGTCGGCCGCCCGAGGCCGAACTTCTTCTGGCGCTGCTTCCCCGACGGAATCGCG GTGTTCGATAACGTCACCACGGGAGTCATCTGCCACGGCGACGCGAGCGTGATCAAGGAGGGACACAAGAGCTTCCCGAGCGGCCACACTTCAT GGTCTTTCGCCGGTCTGGGGTTCCTGTCGTGGTACCTTGCCGGGAAGATCACGGTGTTCGACCGGCGCGGGCACGTCGCCAAGCTGTGCGTCGTCCTCGCGCCTCTGTTCGTTGCGGCGATGGTCGCCATCTCGAGGGTGGACGACTACTGGCACCATTGGCAAGACGTCTGTACGGGAGGCGTCCTTG GATTGGTGGTTGCCTCTGTCTGCTATCTTCAGTTCTTCCCGGCTCCTTCAGATGAGAAAG GGTTCTGGCCTCACGCGCACTTTAGGTACATCACCGAGAGGGGAAGCGAGAACCCAACGCAGCAAGCCACCGAACCACTGGACGCCATGGAAACCGGTAGGGGAGGCCAATGA